From Methanomassiliicoccales archaeon LGM-RCC1, one genomic window encodes:
- a CDS encoding hemolysin family protein — translation MDTIVIVYSLAIVVLIVVSAFFSMSETAFTSVNDIKLKKMANDGNKKAQRTLNILETYDKFLTTILIGNNLVNIAGTSIATTMFALLLGAKTGAIASTVVMTLLLLIFGEITPKSFAKKHPEKTCMAVCTVIHWIIILFSPLSWLFLKLTNLVGSSNDQPITEDELEVMIDEIQSDGVLEKSESELIKNAMRLDDIAVSEVYVHRVDIVAIEVDEPIEELGKKFVTSGFSRIPVYDDTIDNIIGVVYSKTYFTNSALGVRFSIRDILMPVKYIPETVTVASALNEMQRSKIHMAVILDSYGGTRGIITLEDLIEELVGEIWDESDAVQQDVSAAEGGRYIVKGMADIDDVMDKVGIFIDREDYDEPSMAGFIMYKLQRAPTKGDVVELDNATITVTSVKGHRVLECALVVKNEPMEETGLPEGTPLEP, via the coding sequence ATGGACACGATAGTCATAGTGTACTCGCTGGCCATAGTGGTGCTGATCGTTGTTTCCGCGTTCTTCTCGATGTCCGAGACCGCTTTCACAAGCGTCAATGACATCAAGCTGAAGAAGATGGCCAACGACGGTAACAAGAAGGCCCAGAGGACCCTAAACATCCTCGAAACATACGACAAGTTCCTGACAACCATCCTGATCGGTAACAATCTGGTGAACATCGCCGGAACATCCATCGCTACAACCATGTTCGCATTGCTTTTGGGAGCGAAGACCGGAGCGATCGCATCAACCGTGGTCATGACTCTGCTCTTGCTGATATTCGGTGAGATCACTCCCAAATCGTTCGCCAAGAAGCATCCTGAAAAGACATGCATGGCAGTATGCACTGTGATCCATTGGATAATCATCCTCTTCTCGCCGCTGTCATGGCTGTTCCTGAAACTGACCAATCTTGTCGGCAGTTCCAACGACCAGCCTATCACTGAAGACGAGCTGGAGGTCATGATCGACGAGATCCAATCCGACGGTGTACTGGAGAAGAGCGAGAGCGAGCTGATCAAGAACGCCATGAGGCTTGACGACATAGCCGTCTCGGAGGTCTACGTGCACCGCGTGGACATAGTCGCCATCGAGGTGGATGAGCCGATCGAGGAGCTGGGGAAGAAGTTCGTTACGTCTGGATTCTCCAGGATACCCGTTTACGACGACACCATAGACAACATAATAGGAGTGGTCTATTCCAAGACCTACTTCACCAATTCAGCATTGGGTGTGAGGTTCTCGATTCGCGATATCCTGATGCCTGTGAAGTACATCCCTGAGACCGTTACCGTAGCTAGCGCACTGAATGAGATGCAGAGGTCCAAGATCCATATGGCCGTGATTTTAGATTCATACGGAGGGACCAGGGGCATCATCACGCTGGAGGATTTAATCGAAGAACTGGTAGGTGAGATCTGGGATGAGAGCGACGCTGTCCAGCAGGATGTCAGCGCTGCAGAGGGCGGACGTTACATCGTGAAAGGCATGGCCGACATCGATGATGTCATGGACAAGGTCGGGATCTTCATCGACCGTGAGGATTACGACGAGCCTTCCATGGCCGGATTCATCATGTACAAGCTCCAGAGAGCGCCAACCAAAGGTGACGTAGTCGAACTGGATAACGCTACAATAACAGTTACCAGCGTCAAGGGACACCGCGTGCTGGAATGCGCATTGGTGGTCAAGAACGAGCCGATGGAGGAGACCGGATTGCCTGAAGGAACTCCTCTAGAACCTTGA
- a CDS encoding isochorismatase family protein, whose amino-acid sequence MRALVVIDYQNDYVVGPLSTRFTQMIEGNICQRIEETLKAGGDVYFVMDMFNEDYLQTPEGKRNPIKHCVRGTAGQELFGKMNNYVSKAKILRKDTPGCEELFGRLRHYGEIELCGLETNKDVIANAVIARSSNPNARIIVRQNCVASRDSLMADEAIDIMKGLGIEIM is encoded by the coding sequence ATGAGAGCATTGGTCGTCATCGATTATCAGAACGACTATGTGGTCGGTCCCCTCAGCACCAGGTTCACCCAGATGATAGAGGGCAACATCTGCCAAAGGATCGAGGAGACACTCAAGGCCGGCGGGGACGTGTACTTCGTCATGGACATGTTCAACGAGGATTACCTCCAGACCCCTGAAGGCAAGAGGAACCCGATCAAACACTGTGTAAGGGGGACAGCCGGACAGGAGCTGTTCGGAAAGATGAACAACTACGTTTCCAAGGCGAAGATCCTCCGCAAGGACACCCCTGGATGCGAGGAGCTGTTCGGAAGGCTCAGGCATTATGGCGAGATCGAGCTCTGCGGATTGGAGACGAATAAGGACGTCATCGCCAACGCGGTAATCGCAAGATCCTCCAACCCCAACGCCAGGATAATCGTAAGGCAGAACTGTGTGGCATCCAGGGACTCTCTGATGGCAGATGAGGCCATCGATATAATGAAAGGGTTGGGAATCGAGATTATGTGA
- a CDS encoding DUF5685 family protein, whose amino-acid sequence MLGYTLPYYNRLSPADNKIYRRYYCEGCHQLKAGFGITSTLTVNYDMTFNTILLNGIAGDVLDFEGTRKRICVLDKPKADSDLMRAMAAYTLILTKWELHDDDTDKPSMKSKLASTALGKGISKAVSMYPEYDRMVGVGFENLHRLETEGSKDAVLMGRTFGEGLIGALRDIAGEHASDDLDNVFRQLSTVVYLMDCIDDLDEDFMEGTYNPLLPESGFKNAADFRMKKVYDLTAMLNSEIGSLQESYSRIRPQLRAGTGICDNIVYFGIPDSAKKVMMGSSTAKTSVKNVLSNRRQRMSEGT is encoded by the coding sequence ATGCTCGGGTACACCCTGCCTTACTACAACAGGCTCTCCCCTGCGGACAACAAGATCTACCGCAGGTACTACTGCGAGGGCTGCCACCAGTTGAAGGCAGGTTTCGGTATCACGAGCACGCTGACCGTCAATTACGACATGACGTTCAACACAATTCTCCTCAACGGGATTGCCGGGGACGTATTGGATTTCGAAGGTACGAGGAAGAGGATCTGCGTGCTAGATAAGCCGAAAGCCGATTCCGATCTCATGAGGGCGATGGCCGCGTACACGCTGATTCTCACCAAATGGGAGCTTCACGACGATGATACCGACAAACCCTCGATGAAATCGAAGCTCGCCTCCACTGCTCTGGGGAAGGGAATCTCCAAGGCGGTATCCATGTACCCCGAGTACGACCGTATGGTCGGAGTGGGGTTCGAGAACCTCCACAGACTGGAAACCGAGGGCAGCAAGGACGCTGTTCTGATGGGGAGAACCTTCGGAGAAGGACTCATCGGAGCCCTCAGGGACATCGCAGGAGAGCATGCGAGCGATGACCTCGACAACGTTTTTAGACAGCTGAGCACGGTTGTCTATCTCATGGATTGCATAGATGATTTGGACGAAGACTTCATGGAAGGCACCTACAACCCCCTTCTTCCGGAATCCGGTTTCAAGAACGCTGCGGATTTCAGGATGAAGAAGGTCTACGACCTCACGGCCATGCTGAATTCCGAGATCGGATCCCTGCAGGAATCCTATTCAAGGATCCGCCCTCAGCTACGTGCCGGAACGGGCATTTGCGACAACATCGTCTACTTCGGGATTCCAGACTCGGCAAAGAAGGTCATGATGGGCAGTTCGACTGCCAAGACCAGTGTCAAGAATGTCCTGTCCAATCGCAGGCAGAGGATGTCAGAGGGAACCTGA
- a CDS encoding radical SAM protein → MADPTNMKPHITIVIKPTLFCNIDCKHCYHAPEDRVKTEIPLDRVEKLIKMASQEYQTAWFIWHGGEPLTLPMSFYKEVIGFEEKYFGKDSMRYGNTINTNGILLNKRLMAYCREKKINVGVSYEGPYNSILREGDVEKTLNTLSAKENMYTVGATISKDTADKQKEIYRYFRDKDISVSLTPVIPAGCGKCFVPDTDEFIKGSIEAFDEWLYDKTARVPLMPFFQYIQNYLGEPVPSDCAHTSCLTKWICMYPDGSLYPCAKACPKEFCMGNIDHIDSIADAFQSEGFRNILVGSIKRRDKCTSCEIFKFCNGGCSVDACYENGLEENDGASCRAYKAIFAHVSSEIQKILDEKPDMDVYNPYIKEVIVNKLINPKTISQ, encoded by the coding sequence GTGGCGGATCCAACCAACATGAAACCACACATCACCATCGTTATCAAACCCACACTTTTCTGCAACATCGATTGCAAGCACTGCTACCATGCTCCCGAGGACAGAGTGAAAACAGAGATCCCTCTCGACAGGGTCGAGAAGCTTATCAAGATGGCCTCCCAGGAATACCAGACGGCTTGGTTCATCTGGCATGGAGGAGAACCGCTCACTTTGCCGATGTCATTCTACAAGGAGGTCATCGGTTTCGAGGAGAAGTACTTCGGAAAGGACTCCATGAGGTACGGCAACACCATCAACACCAACGGCATCCTTCTGAACAAGAGGCTAATGGCTTACTGCAGGGAGAAGAAGATCAATGTTGGAGTGTCCTACGAAGGCCCTTACAACAGCATCCTGAGGGAAGGAGACGTGGAGAAGACCCTCAACACGCTGTCCGCGAAGGAGAACATGTACACCGTGGGTGCGACCATCTCCAAAGACACCGCAGACAAGCAGAAGGAGATATACCGCTACTTCAGGGACAAGGACATCAGCGTCTCGCTGACCCCGGTCATCCCAGCGGGATGCGGGAAATGCTTCGTCCCTGACACGGACGAGTTCATCAAGGGAAGCATCGAGGCTTTCGATGAATGGCTGTACGATAAGACCGCAAGGGTTCCTCTGATGCCCTTCTTCCAGTACATCCAGAACTATCTGGGCGAACCGGTTCCATCGGACTGTGCGCATACGTCGTGCCTGACCAAATGGATATGCATGTATCCTGACGGTTCGCTGTATCCCTGCGCCAAAGCATGCCCCAAGGAATTCTGCATGGGCAACATAGATCATATCGACTCAATAGCTGATGCCTTCCAGTCGGAAGGGTTCAGGAATATCCTGGTCGGATCCATCAAGAGGCGTGACAAGTGCACATCCTGCGAGATCTTCAAGTTCTGCAACGGAGGATGCAGCGTGGATGCATGCTATGAGAACGGCCTCGAGGAGAATGACGGGGCCTCTTGCCGCGCTTACAAAGCGATCTTCGCACACGTATCATCGGAGATACAGAAGATACTGGATGAGAAACCCGATATGGACGTCTACAACCCTTACATCAAGGAAGTAATCGTCAACAAGCTGATCAATCCCAAGACCATCAGCCAATGA
- the cysK gene encoding cysteine synthase A, which translates to MAVFKNIIETIGETPIVRLNKLPAKGAKVYVKIERGNPGGSIKDRAVLSMIDDAEARGVLKTNGTIVEPTSGNTGIAIAMIAAVRGYKAIIVMPDTMSLERRQAIRAYGAEIVLTPGAEGMGGAVKKAEEIAKETGGWICGQFDNPLNAVAHRVGTGKEILRDLPDVDYVFAGFGTAGTVCGLAMAFKDAGSKAKVIGVEPAESPLVSEGKAGPHKIQGIGANFVPKIFEKDLLADVFTVKGDDAIATTVRMAREEGIFCGISSGAAVYAALERAKQEPDKVILAILPDGGEKYMSTGIFD; encoded by the coding sequence ATGGCAGTCTTCAAGAACATCATCGAGACAATCGGTGAGACGCCAATAGTGCGCCTTAACAAGCTACCCGCAAAAGGGGCCAAGGTCTATGTGAAGATAGAGAGGGGCAACCCTGGCGGATCGATAAAGGATCGCGCTGTTCTGTCGATGATAGACGATGCGGAGGCCAGAGGCGTTCTGAAGACAAACGGTACCATCGTTGAGCCCACTTCAGGTAACACAGGTATCGCCATAGCGATGATCGCAGCGGTCCGCGGATACAAGGCAATCATCGTCATGCCAGATACGATGTCTCTGGAGCGTCGCCAGGCCATCCGTGCATATGGTGCGGAGATAGTTCTCACACCTGGTGCAGAGGGGATGGGAGGGGCTGTGAAGAAGGCCGAGGAGATCGCCAAGGAAACCGGCGGATGGATCTGCGGACAGTTCGACAATCCTCTAAATGCCGTCGCACACCGTGTGGGCACAGGCAAGGAGATACTCCGTGACCTGCCCGATGTGGATTATGTGTTCGCAGGTTTTGGAACAGCGGGAACCGTATGCGGCTTGGCAATGGCATTCAAGGATGCTGGTTCCAAGGCGAAGGTCATAGGTGTGGAGCCTGCGGAGAGCCCTCTTGTTTCCGAAGGTAAGGCCGGCCCTCACAAGATTCAGGGAATCGGAGCGAACTTCGTACCAAAGATCTTCGAAAAGGACCTCCTCGCCGATGTGTTCACAGTCAAGGGAGACGATGCCATCGCCACCACTGTCAGGATGGCCAGGGAAGAGGGCATATTCTGCGGGATATCATCCGGAGCAGCCGTTTACGCCGCATTGGAAAGGGCCAAGCAGGAACCCGATAAGGTGATACTGGCGATACTTCCTGATGGTGGCGAGAAGTACATGAGCACAGGAATATTCGACTGA
- a CDS encoding MFS transporter: MDYSDKEARAVVLACYISGFIAPLLSTMMNLSLINIGEEFGTGSHDLAYINSAFLLASVIFMVPFARLADIIGKKKMFVIGLLIIVVGCFVACLAPNFWVVVLGRSIIGMGAASLATMSIALITDVTPKERRGTVMGYNTMFIYMGLSLGPAIGGTLNDLIGWRLLFLLTVPLAVISILLMVKGFRREIYADPDGLFDTRSSVIYGIAILLSMAGIMNLPQTWAIICTVIGLVFLALFVKTQIGNDECILNMGLFKNRQFSGSNLAAFMSYGSSYSISFFLALYLQSIGQLSATEAGFLMITQPVVQCIFSPIWGKVTDKMQNKIILPTVGMAITAISIATYIFYDLNTSITMVLISMTIGGIGFSMFSAPNTTLIMSAVPREHSSEASAVLAVMRQTGMMLSMGIAMYFITTIMGSTDNLGPETYDLFLQVMSASMTVCLIMCIIGTITSAFRGTPKKF; the protein is encoded by the coding sequence ATGGACTACTCGGATAAGGAGGCAAGGGCCGTAGTGCTGGCGTGCTACATATCAGGCTTCATAGCTCCGCTTCTGAGTACCATGATGAATCTCTCTTTGATCAACATAGGAGAGGAATTCGGCACAGGATCCCATGATCTGGCCTACATCAATTCCGCATTCCTCCTTGCTTCGGTGATCTTCATGGTCCCCTTCGCAAGGCTCGCGGACATCATCGGAAAGAAGAAGATGTTCGTCATAGGGTTGCTGATCATCGTTGTAGGATGCTTCGTGGCATGCTTGGCGCCTAACTTCTGGGTGGTCGTCCTCGGTAGAAGCATCATCGGGATGGGCGCCGCGTCCCTTGCGACGATGAGCATCGCCTTGATCACAGATGTCACCCCGAAGGAGAGGCGCGGTACCGTCATGGGATACAACACCATGTTCATCTATATGGGATTGTCCCTTGGTCCGGCGATCGGAGGAACTCTGAACGACCTCATCGGTTGGAGACTTCTCTTCCTACTGACCGTTCCTCTTGCAGTCATCTCTATACTGCTTATGGTCAAAGGGTTCCGCCGCGAGATATATGCCGATCCAGACGGCCTGTTCGATACCAGATCTTCGGTCATCTACGGTATCGCCATACTGCTGTCAATGGCGGGAATAATGAATCTGCCCCAGACCTGGGCGATAATATGCACAGTCATCGGTCTGGTCTTCCTAGCGCTCTTCGTCAAGACGCAGATAGGCAACGATGAATGCATTCTGAACATGGGGCTTTTCAAGAACCGGCAGTTCTCTGGATCCAATCTTGCTGCCTTCATGAGCTACGGCTCATCGTATTCCATCTCGTTCTTCCTTGCTCTGTACCTGCAGAGTATCGGTCAACTTTCGGCCACGGAGGCAGGTTTTCTAATGATCACCCAACCTGTTGTCCAATGCATATTCTCACCCATCTGGGGAAAGGTCACGGACAAGATGCAAAACAAGATCATCCTGCCCACTGTCGGTATGGCGATAACTGCAATCAGCATCGCCACATACATCTTCTATGATCTGAACACCTCGATCACGATGGTCCTGATATCCATGACTATAGGCGGTATCGGATTCTCGATGTTCTCCGCCCCCAACACCACACTCATAATGTCTGCCGTACCGAGAGAGCACAGCAGCGAGGCCTCTGCAGTCCTAGCGGTCATGAGGCAGACCGGTATGATGCTGAGCATGGGCATAGCGATGTACTTCATCACCACCATAATGGGTTCCACTGATAACCTCGGGCCAGAGACGTACGATCTGTTCCTGCAGGTAATGAGCGCATCCATGACTGTCTGCCTGATAATGTGCATCATAGGCACCATCACTTCGGCATTTAGAGGAACGCCTAAAAAATTTTAA